A window of the Alnus glutinosa chromosome 4, dhAlnGlut1.1, whole genome shotgun sequence genome harbors these coding sequences:
- the LOC133866379 gene encoding uncharacterized protein LOC133866379 → MERKQGFFSALKEEVVRGLSPGRSRAKSPARSASPMSRLLRRSRKPHHAAQPEPLIARSGSLRPAEALSPLKEGPDGTDGEDSRMEGRWGQWMKRGQLSRAPSVSCSAAYKRSDLRLLLGVLGAPLAPVHVSTADPFPHLSIKDTPIESSSAQYILQQYTAASGGQKLQNTIHNAYAMGKVRMIASEFETANRVVRSKNSSKAAESGGFVLWQMNPDMWYVELALGGSKVHAGCNGKLVWRHTPWLGAHAAKGPVRPLRRALQGLDPRTTASMFTNARCIGEKKINGEDCFILKLCADPLTLKSRSEGPAEIIRHVLFGYFSQKTGLLVHLEDSHLTRIQNNGGDAAYWETTINSFLDDYRPVEGVMIAHSGRSVVTLFRFGETAMSHTKTRMEEAWTIEEVAFNVPGLSVDCFIPPAELRFASVSEACELPQGGQRVNSAVAAAAYRAKVAAIEHTDDCDVNGSIWKTDI, encoded by the exons atggagagaaaacagGGGTTCTTCTCGGCGCTTAAGGAGGAGGTGGTGAGAGGCCTCTCTCCCGGGAGGTCGAGGGCGAAGAGCCCGGCCAGGAGTGCGTCCCCCATGTCCAGGCTGCTTCGGCGGAGTAGGAAGCCTCACCACGCCGCGCAGCCGGAGCCGTTGATCGCGAGATCCGGGAGCCTGAGGCCGGCGGAGGCCTTGTCGCCGTTGAAGGAGGGGCCCGACGGGACCGACGGAGAAGATTCGAGGATGGAGGGGAGGTGGGGCCAGTGGATGAAGAGGGGACAGCTCTCGCGGGCCCCTTCCGTCTCCTGCTCTGCTGCCTACAAACGCTCGGATCTGAGGCTCTTGCTCGGAGTCTTGGGTGCGCCGCTCGCCCCGGTGCACGTTAGCACGGCCGACCCTTTCCCTCACCTTAGCATCAAAGACACCCCAATT GAAAGTTCATCCGCTCAGTACATATTGCAGCAGTACACAGCGGCTTCCGGAGGGCAAAAGCTTCAGAACACCATCCACAATGCTTATGCCATGGGAAAGGTGAGGATGATAGCTTCTGAGTTTGAGACGGCTAACAGGGTAGTAAGGAGCAAGAATTCATCCAAAGCTGCGGAATCGGGTGGGTTTGTCCTGTGGCAGATGAATCCAGATATGTGGTATGTGGAGCTTGCACTTGGTGGCAGCAAGGTTCATGCCGGGTGCAATGGGAAGCTTGTCTGGAGGCACACACCTTGGCTTGGCGCACATGCTGCAAAAGGGCCTGTTAGACCCTTGCGCAGAGCGCTTCAG gGACTTGACCCCAGAACCACTGCAAGCATGTTTACCAATGCAAGATGCATTGGAGAGAAGAAGATCAATGGAGAGGATTGTTTCATCCTCAAGCTCTGTGCAGATCCTCTGACATTGAAATCCAGGAGTGAAGGACCGGCCGAGATCATAAGGCATGTCTTGTTCGGCTACTTCAGCCAGAAAACGGGGCTTCTTGTCCACTTGGAAGATTCCCATTTGACCCGCATTCAGAACAATGGGGGCGATGCTGCATACTGGGAGACCACAATCAACTCATTCCTCGATGATTACAGGCCTGTCGAGGGAGTCATGATTGCTCACTCGGGGCGTTCAGTGGTAACGCTTTTCAGGTTTGGAGAAACAGCGATGAGCCACACTAAAACCAGGATGGAAGAAGCATGGACAATCGAGGAAGTGGCTTTCAATGTCCCCGGGCTTTCGGTAGACTGTTTCATTCCTCCTGCTGAATTAAGATTTGCTTCTGTTAGTGAAGCCTGCGAGCTTCCTCAGGGTGGTCAGAGGGTAAACAGTGCTGTGGCAGCAGCAGCATATCGTGCAAAAGTTGCAGCGATCGAGCATACTGATGACTGCGATGTTAATGGTAGCATTTGGAAAACGGATATTTAG
- the LOC133865476 gene encoding uncharacterized protein LOC133865476, which translates to MDSHSLKKNKTCTNPSCFFCSMEEPESSLRRAGMENCFKEMPLTENQEHVLVLSGLWHIAMTHPDDPKFPSLGIFNCMANLINKGINDRNWLLRGQNIYIPYYAAHVIGSYTMNKVEFAEMAVQSGVIPPLMELFRGKISWVEQRVAVRALGHLASYEKTFQSVAVYEEEVVNLATTLASTCLEVVYVNFVGVKNIDKKLKYHCDLLTRGVGDSEMEDRKAEEWASQLQCWSLYLLNCFACKERCLNLICRQDFLRNLCDMWGGLVNHTSPAGFGLIRILCYSKDGRKSIAESKEIIETLCNLSRSSDDWQYMGIDCLLLLLKDHCTRYKVFEVIFFFLMDLVELGSLGDRSNIGEAITKLLLLDHKKCKFKNQEVQKALQELWILKVERRKKEKLMSEEKVEERRVIVGLIKQQANHMFWLGEIEEAAGKYSEALELCPLKLRKERMVLHSNRAQCHLLLRDADSAISDSTRALCLSMPANSHSKSLWRRSQAYDMKGLAKESLMDCMMFINGCVKSGHTKRVKIPYYAARMISKQMDATWLFANAKSKTTRGQVLRKEQESDGRDYVISTNGEQQHGEMMRMMMENKDFVSGLSTIIEEPLLVKEVRRRKVERARRRSKKAAVARSM; encoded by the exons ATGGATTCTCATTCACTGAAGAAAAACAAGACTTGCACCAATCcatcttgtttcttttgcagCATGGAAGAGCCAGAATCGTCACTCAGGAGAGCGGGAATGGAAAACTGTTTCAAGGAAATGCCCCTAACAGAAAACCAAGAACATGTCTTGGTGCTCAGCGGTCTATGGCATATCGCCATGACTCACCCTGATGATCCAAAGTTCCCGTCTCTCGGCATCTTCAACTGCATGGCAAACTTAATCAACAAGGGTATTAATGATAGAAACTGGCTTTTGAGGGgccaaaacatatatatacccTACTATGCTGCTCATGTGATTGGCTCTTACACTATGAACAAGGTGGAGTTCGCAGAAATGGCCGTCCAATCGGGTGTCATACCGCCATTAATGGAGCTCTTCAGAGGAAAGATCAGCTGGGTTGAGCAAAGGGTTGCGGTTCGAGCTCTCGGACACCTCGCTAGCTACGAGAAAACGTTTCAATCGGTGGCGGTGTATGAAGAAGAGGTTGTTAATTTAGCCACGACACTCGCTTCTACCTGTCTGGAAGTTGTATACGTTAACTTTGTAGGAGTGAAGAACATAGATAAGAAATTGAAGTATCATTGTGATTTACTGACTAGAGGTGTTGGGGATTCGGAGATGGAGGACCGGAAGGCTGAGGAATGGGCTAGCCAACTCCAGTGTTGGTCTCTTTATCTTTTAAATTGCTTTGCTTGCAAAGAAAGGTGTTTGAATCTCATTTGTAGGCAAGATTTCTTGAGAAATTTATGTGACATGTGGGGAGGATTGGTGAATCACACGTCACCTGCTGGGTTTGGCCTTATTAGAATCTTGTGTTACAGTAAAGATGGAAGAAAAAGCATTGCTGAATCAAAAGAGATTATAGAGACTCTCTGTAATCTCTCGAGGTCTTCGGATGATTGGCAGTATATGGGCATCGACTGTCTTTTGTTACTTCTCAAAGATCATTGCACAAGGTACAAAGTTTTTgaggtaattttcttttttcttatggATTTGGTTGAACTAGGAAGCCTTGGAGATAGATCAAACATAGGTGAAGCAATCACAAAGCTGCTACTTTTAGATCACAAAAAATGCAAGTTCAAAAACCAGGAAGTTCAAAAAGCTTTGCAAGAGTTATGGATTTTGAAAGTAGAGAGGAGGAAGAAGGAGAAACTAATGAGtgaagaaaaagttgaagaGAGAAGGGTTATAGTAGGTCTGATAAAACAACAAGCAAACCATATGTTTTGGTTAGGGGAGATTGAAGAAGCTGCAGGTAAATATTCTGAAGCATTAGAGTTGTGCCCGTTAAAGCTAAGAAAAGAGAGAATGGTGCTACATAGTAATAGAGCTCAGTGTCATTTGCTGCTTAGAGACGCGGACTCTGCCATTAGCGACTCAACTCGAGCTCTTTGCCTCTCCATGCCTGCAAATTCCCACAGTAAAAGTCTTTGGAGAAGATCACAAGCTTATGACATGAAAGGGTTGGCCAAAGAAAGCTTGATGGACTGCATGATGTTCATCAACGGTTGCGTCAAGTCGGGCCATACAAAGCGCGTGAAGATCCCATACTACGCGGCTCGTATGATCAGCAAACAGATGGACGCCACATGGCTATTCGCCAATGCCAAGTCAAAGACAACGAGGGGTCAAGTGctaagaaaagaacaagaatcTGACGGCCGTGACTATGTTATAAGCACCAATGGCGAGCAACAACATGGTGaaatgatgaggatgatgatggaGAACAAAGATTTTGTATCTG GTCTGTCAACCATTATAGAAGAACCTTTGCTCGTAAAAGAAGTGAGGAGGAGAAAAGTGGAAAGGGCTAGAAGGAGATCAAAGAAAGCTGCTGTAGCGAGATCAATGTAA